GATCACACCGCTGCTGCCATCCAGCCTGCCCGAGAACTCAACCAGTTTCAGGTCGTCCGACAGGCCGGTTGCCACCTCACCGTGAAGATCTCCAACGAATCCGAAGGTCGGGTGCCCTGGCATGAAACCCCCTTTGGCAACGGGGGATCAATGAGGATTCGCATAGAACGGGTAACGCAAATCCCCCGCTTTGCGCTAGCCAGCGCCGATTCTCGATTCGGGTCCGGCACTTGTCAAGGCTACGGCAAGATTCTCGCGATCTCGTCGTCACCCTTGTCTAACGGGTGTCTGAACCCGCCGTGTCGCTTTCCTTCAGAACCGCCTGCGCGGCCGCCAGACGGGCCACCGGCACCCTGAACGGGGAACAGCTCACGTAGTCCAGGCCCGTGTTGTGGCAGAACTCCACCGAGCTCGGGTCCCCGCCGTGCTCTCCGCAGATGCCCAGCTTCAGCTTCGGCCTGGTCTCGCGGCCCTCCTTGCAGGCGATCTCAATCAGACGGCCCACGCCGGCCACATCGATGGACTCGAACGGGTTCACCTTCAGGATGCCCCGCTCCAGGTACCTGGGGAGGAACTTGCCCTCGATGTCGTCCCGGCTGAAACCAAAAGCAGTCTGGGTTAGGTCGTTGGTTCCGAAGGAGAAGAACTCCGCGGTCTCGGCGATCTCCCCGGCCGTCAGGGCAGCCCGAGGCAGCTCGATCATCGTCCCGATCAGGTAGTCGATCTTCTGGCCGCTCTTGGCGAACACCTCGTCGATGATGGCCAGCGCTTCCCGGCGCATCATGTCGAACTCCTCCCGGACTGCAACTAGCGGGATCATGATCTCGATGACCGGCTCTTTGCCGGCCGCCTTCACCTGAACCGCAGCCTCGATGATCGCCCGCACCTGCATGGCGTAGAGACCGGGCTTCACGATGCCCAGCCGCACTCCCCGCATGCCCAGCATTGGGTTGGACTCCTCCAGCCGAAGGACGTTCTCCAGCAGGCTCGTGTGCTCGGCGATCTCCTTTTCAACCGAGTGCATCGTCGACGGCGAGTCGAGCGGGATGTCCGAGTGCTCCCACGAGAAGTGTTTGGAGGCACTCGTGGCAACCGACTTGTAGATCTCCAGACCCTGAATCTCCAGCTCCAACTCCTTCGACGAAGGAAGGAACTCGTGCAGCGGCGGGTCCAGCAGGCGGATGGTCACCGGCAGGCCGCTCATGGCGGTGAAGATGCCGATGAAGTCCTCCCGCTGAAGCTCCAGCAGCTCATCGAGGGCCGCCTGCTCCTCGTCCGGGGTGTTCGCAAGGATCATCCGGCGGACGACGGGTAGCCGGTCGCCCAGGAACATGTGCTCGGTCCGTGCCAGGCCGATGCCCTCGGCTCCGAACTCCCGGCCCTTGGCGGCGTCCTCGGGGGTGTCGGCATTTGCCCGCACCTTGAGGCGCCGGATGCCGTCGGCCCACCCCAGGACCTTCAGCAGGTCGGCAGAAAGCTCCGGCTCGACCAGCGGGACCTCGCCCAGGGCGATCTCGCCGGTGTTGCCGTTGATGGCGACGATGTCGCCCTCGACCACCCGGTGCTCGCCAACGGTGAACTCACGCTTGTCGACGTCGATCTTCAGCGACTCGGCGCCGCAGACGCACGGCTTGCCGGCGCCCCGGGCGACGACCGCGGCGTGGGAGGTCTTGCCCCCGCGGGAGGTCAGGATGCCCTGCGCGGCGTACATGCCGCCGACATCCTCCGGTTCGGTCATCGGGCGGACCAGGATGACCTTCTCGCCTGCCTCGGCCATGCGGACGGCCTCCCTGGCGTCGAAAACCGCCTTGCCGACGGCGGCCCCCGGTGAGGCGTTCAGGCCCTTGGCGACGATGACGATGTCGGCCGTGGTGTCGAACTGCGGGTGCAGAAGCTGGTCCAGGGAGGCCGGGTCGACCCGAAGGACGGCCTCCTCCTCGGAGATCTTGCCCTCGGAAACCAGGTCGACGGCGATCTTCACCGCAGCGCCGGCGGTCCGTTTGCCGATGCGGGTCTGCAGCATCCACAGCTTGCCCTTTTCGACCGTGAACTCGATGTCGCACATATCCCGGTAGTGGTCCTCGAGCTGGGCCATGATGCCGGTCAGCTTGTCGTAGCTGGCCCGGTCGGACTCCTTCAGGGCGTCCAGGTGCAGCGGGGTGCGGGCCCCGGAGACGACGTCCTCGCCCTGGGCGTTGGGCAGGTACTCGGCCAGGTACGACTTGGCGCCGCTCCCGGCGTCCCGGGTGAAGGCGACCCCGGTCCCGGAGTCCTCGCCCAGGTTGCCGAAAACGATGGTCTGCACGTTCACGCCGGTGCCGAGTGAGTCGGAGATCCGGTTCTGGCGGCGGTAGATCTTGGCCCGCTCGCCGCTCCAGGACTGAAAGACCGCCTCGATCGCCAGCTTCAGCTGCTCCATGGGGGTGTCGGGGAAACCTTTGCCGGTCTTGTCCTGCACCACCTGCTTGAAGCGTGCGGTCAGCTCCTTCAGGTCCTCGGCGCCGAGGTCGGTGTCCTCGGTGACGCCTGTCTCTTCCTTCAGGCGCTCGATCTCGTGCTCGAACTCCTCGCCGGGCACGTCCATGACGATCTTGCCGAACATCTGGATGAACCGGCGGTAGGCGTCGTAGGCGAATCGCTCGTTGCCCGACTGTGCGATCAGGCCCTTGAGCGACTCGTCGTTCATGCCCAGGTTGAGGACGGTGTCCATCATTCCCGGCATCGAGAACTTCGCGCCGGAGCGCACCGACACCAGCAGGGGGTTGTCGGGGTCGCCGAGCTTCTTGCCCATCTTTTCTTCGAGCTTGGCGACGTGCTCCGCCACCTCGTCCATCAGGCCTTCGGGAAAGTCGCCGGTCTCCATGTAGATCCGGCATGCCTCGGTGGTGACGGTGAATCCGGGGGGCACGGGCAGGCCCAGGTTGGTCATCTCGGAAAGGTTTGCTCCCTTGCCGCCGAGCAGGTCCTTCTTGTCCCTGTCGCCCTCTTCGAAGTCGTAGACGTACCGCGTTGCGGTTGTGGAGTCCGGTGTCACTCTGGCCTC
The genomic region above belongs to Actinomycetota bacterium and contains:
- the ppdK gene encoding pyruvate, phosphate dikinase, translating into MTPDSTTATRYVYDFEEGDRDKKDLLGGKGANLSEMTNLGLPVPPGFTVTTEACRIYMETGDFPEGLMDEVAEHVAKLEEKMGKKLGDPDNPLLVSVRSGAKFSMPGMMDTVLNLGMNDESLKGLIAQSGNERFAYDAYRRFIQMFGKIVMDVPGEEFEHEIERLKEETGVTEDTDLGAEDLKELTARFKQVVQDKTGKGFPDTPMEQLKLAIEAVFQSWSGERAKIYRRQNRISDSLGTGVNVQTIVFGNLGEDSGTGVAFTRDAGSGAKSYLAEYLPNAQGEDVVSGARTPLHLDALKESDRASYDKLTGIMAQLEDHYRDMCDIEFTVEKGKLWMLQTRIGKRTAGAAVKIAVDLVSEGKISEEEAVLRVDPASLDQLLHPQFDTTADIVIVAKGLNASPGAAVGKAVFDAREAVRMAEAGEKVILVRPMTEPEDVGGMYAAQGILTSRGGKTSHAAVVARGAGKPCVCGAESLKIDVDKREFTVGEHRVVEGDIVAINGNTGEIALGEVPLVEPELSADLLKVLGWADGIRRLKVRANADTPEDAAKGREFGAEGIGLARTEHMFLGDRLPVVRRMILANTPDEEQAALDELLELQREDFIGIFTAMSGLPVTIRLLDPPLHEFLPSSKELELEIQGLEIYKSVATSASKHFSWEHSDIPLDSPSTMHSVEKEIAEHTSLLENVLRLEESNPMLGMRGVRLGIVKPGLYAMQVRAIIEAAVQVKAAGKEPVIEIMIPLVAVREEFDMMRREALAIIDEVFAKSGQKIDYLIGTMIELPRAALTAGEIAETAEFFSFGTNDLTQTAFGFSRDDIEGKFLPRYLERGILKVNPFESIDVAGVGRLIEIACKEGRETRPKLKLGICGEHGGDPSSVEFCHNTGLDYVSCSPFRVPVARLAAAQAVLKESDTAGSDTR